A window of Fusarium falciforme chromosome 1, complete sequence genomic DNA:
CTCCTCTGCAGCGACGGTCTCGAGACAGTCAAGTCATTCTTCCGATGGGGTGAATGGAATGACCGCGGCGCAGCTCAGATGACCTACTACTTCAACCTACCTCGACCTCTCAAGTACCTGCACTACCTTTGGGTCAAGTATGTCCGACAAGATCCTGTTTGGGCTGGACTCTTGCGCAACTGGCATCCCCAGTCTGGAAGCGAGATCTGGGGACTCAACGCCAAGCGCGAGCTGTACAAGAGGAAGTGGTTCGACTGGTGGGACAAGTCTGGCGTCGACTGTTTGATTACCCCTCCGAACGCGACTCCGGCTGTCCCTCACAAGGGAATGCATGACGCCTGCAGTAGCTGTGGCTACACTTTCATGTTCAACTTGGTATATTGCCCCAACTGCACTTTCATTTCTATAGGCTAACCCGCTGTAGCTTGACTACTCTGCTGGTGTCTTGCCAGTAACACATGTTGACAAGTCCAAGGATCAACTACCCGCCGGGTTCAAGCTAAAGAGCCTAAATGGTATTGCACAGGGAGCGTACAAGCTTTACGATGCAGACGCCATGCATGGCTTGCCCGTGGGTGTCCAGGTTGTTGGCCGCCGACtagaagaggagaaggtaTTGGCAATTATGAAGAGAGTGGAGGATGCTTTGGGTGAAGACAGATTCCCCCTATTAGAGCTCGATTAACTACGGGGGTATTGGGTGCTTTCCATCTAGTTGATAGGTTGGGGTATGCTATCTCGGAGATAGATCTGGAGTGGCAGTTAGCCAATTTCACCGACAACCGGCGGGCATATGTAGCTACTCCCTATCATGACTTGACGTAGACAAGATTGACGTGCCGATTATGCCGGATCTATATTTTAGCGAATCAAAGCCATGCTTTAGGTCATGATGTTGGACGGTCAAGATCTGGGGGTGGAAATGTAGTCGTGCAGGGTAGTTTCACGACTCCGATCTCGGCGCGAGCTCCaagagcttctcctcatcagccGTCAGCAAGCGACGCTCTCTCAGGTATAAAAGAACCAGGAAGAACCTTTTATCTGAACACCAAGTTCCAAACACAATTGCTCGATCAATCGCCTGCTACACTTCAATCATGGCTCAAGAAAAGGATATGTGGTCTTCCAAGGTGTGCATTCCCCACTTTCTCTGGTGATAGTTTCATCACTTACACGCGCGATAGGCCTACCAGAACTCAGCATCTTTTGTGCCCAAGCTTGCGACTAAAGTGATTGGATGGCTGGATCTTCAAAAAGACGATGTGCTTCTCGACATTGGATGTGGCGGTGAATATTTATCTCCCTTATGGCCAACCCAAGCTGACTATCTAGATGGCATATTGAATGTCGAATTCGCCAAGATCCTGGCTCAAGGTAGTGGTTCGATGCACGGCGTTGATAGCTCGCCTAGCATGATCGAAGCTGCTCGAGAGCTCTGCAAGGATGCCAAGAACTCTACCTTTGAGAGTAGGTGCGCCCAGCGTTGTTCAGAACACAACTTTGTTGTTCCTGATTCAGTGTATTGACTTGCTATAGCTATCGATGCCACCCAGCTCGTCTCTAAACCAGAGCTTCAACAAGGGACCTTCACCAAAGCCTTCTCCAACGCAGCCATGCATTGGATCCTGCGGCCAGAGGACACCAGGGCCCAGTTCTTCAAGGGCGTGTATGCCGCTCTCGCACCAGGTGGTACCTTTGTATTCGAGATGGGTGGTCTTGGAAACGTCTCTGAGATGCGGACAGCGGCCCTTGGCGCCGTGGCTCGCCGAGTCGGAATGAAAGCTGCACTGGCCGCCGACCCTTGGTTCTTCCCAGACGAAGCCTGGGCGACAAAGTTCTTGGAGGAGGCAGGCTTTGTGGTTGAGCGGGCCGAGCGTGAGTGGCGGCCTACACCCGCTGATAAGGGTGGTGTGGAGGGCTGGATACGTCTGATGGCAAGCAAACTGCTAGATGCTGTTCCAGGGGAAGTGGAGAGAGAAGCAGCGGTACAGGAGTGCATAGAGGTACTGCGGGAAGTTTGCCGGAAccccggaggaggagagatgatTTCCTATGTTAGACTGAGGGCTATGGCTAGGAAGCCAGAATGAGATGATCCCAACATGGAACTCACCAGAATTGTAGGAAAAAGGGCTCACTTCGGCACATGACAGAAAAGATCTGAACGGATGATAATACGAAATAGGCTCCCGGCCACGTTACCTGGCGATATCCGCTTCGACTTGAGTAGAATTGAGGTGAATGAGCTCATGGAAGTTCGTCGTATGCAATGGTGATTAGTCATCGCCTAGAGAAACCGGGAAATTTCTAGGCTGATTCCGTCAGCCTCCACGACCTCTCTCCAACACTGAACGTATGCTCAACTGCCTTGAGGGGCAAACGTCTCAAGGCACCTGTCACTTGACGTGGCCAGATCATCATCACTGGCGCAGAAATGAGTCGATAATCATCGTCAACTGATGGCCACACTCGCTAGTTAATCGACATCACCGTCGCTTTTAGCATACACCCGTTGACCCATCTGTCCGTCGTGATATTTGCTCTTCTCACCTCAGAGCTCGCTGCCGAGACTGGTAGCTACAATCTCAATAACGATGGCCGAACACGATGCGTTGGTACTTTCGTACGTTCACTTGAACAACTTCCCGAGATCAAGCGATGCCCTGCATACTTTGAAAAAGGTGGCCTCTTTGGTCAAACCCATCATGAGAGCGCGCAACTGGAAGGTCCGGGAACTGGCCGAATTCTATCCCGAGCAGGGAAACCTCTTAGGTTCGTGTGCATGGCGCCCGTAGAACTGCAACCCGTATTGAACATGGATATAGGTCTCAATGTAAACCGAGGTATGAAGATATGCCTGCGCTTGCGGCATGCTGGCGACCGGAACCAGTTCATGTCCATCGAGAGCGTCGTCGATACTATGCTTCATGAGCTATCACACATCGTGCACGATGCCCACGATTCAAAATTCCACGCTCTCTGGGACCAGCTCCGTGACGAACACCAGGGCCTGGTTCTCAAGGGATATACTGGCGAAGGGTTCCTCTCAGAGGGACACCGGCTGGGAGGTTCCAGAATGCCCCAACGCGAAGCTCGTCGGCTGGCGCGAGAAGCCGCTGAGAAGCGTCGAGCTCGACCTGGTGGTACTGGCTCTGGAAAACGTTTGGGAGGAGCTGGTCCCCGGCCGGGCGAGAATATTCGCAGCGTCATTGCAGATGCAGCTGAGCGACGAAACAGGACGCTCCGGGGTTGCGCAACGGACAACCTCGACGAGTCTCAGATCCGGAACATTGCTGATGCCGCTACAAGGAACGGCTTCCGAACACAggccgaagaggatgaggctaATGACGCAGCTATCGCGCAGGCTCTCTGGGAGTTGGTGCAGGAGGATGAACAGGCCAAGTATGGAAGCAGTTATATACCCCCAACTGCGAACAATCCAACTGGcaatggtggtggtgcagtGATGAGGGACCAAGGGGGACCCAGTAGTTCAGGGTCCAGACGATCTTTGGGCAATACGGCCGAGAGAGAGGGACATGGTTCCAACGCTGCAGCGAGAGAACCTCGAGGATGGACATGCGACACTTGCACACTACACAATCCCGCCACCTTCCTTTGTTGTGATGCTTGCGGGATGGAGCGGCCCGCAAAGGCAATGCAGACCATAGACAATCGCCGATCCAGATCACCAAAGCCTGGAAGAAGACCGGTTGTTGTCGACTTGACTCAGAGCCCGCCGCGAGATCGGCAGCAGAACACTACCGCCTCACGGACAACAAGACCGGCGGCGAAAGCTTCCTCCGTCCCTCAGACATGGCAGTGTAGCTTTTGCGGGACGGAGATGGAGAGACAATGGTGGACCTGTTCAACCTGTGGAAAGATGAAGGATAGTTCAGGATAGGCTGACCATTACATCGTCGGCGGTAGTAGAAGATGAAAACCTGAATTGAAGAATTGATACCCCTTGAACCCTGCTCCTGACTCTGGCTGTCTGTCAGCGATGACTTCATCGCGGCAGATTGAGTGAGCATCGAGCCCACCGCGGCTGCTTGGCCTCGCCTGCAAGGCTCTG
This region includes:
- a CDS encoding Methyltransf-25 domain-containing protein; its protein translation is MAQEKDMWSSKAYQNSASFVPKLATKVIGWLDLQKDDVLLDIGCGDGILNVEFAKILAQGSGSMHGVDSSPSMIEAARELCKDAKNSTFETIDATQLVSKPELQQGTFTKAFSNAAMHWILRPEDTRAQFFKGVYAALAPGGTFVFEMGGLGNVSEMRTAALGAVARRVGMKAALAADPWFFPDEAWATKFLEEAGFVVERAEREWRPTPADKGGVEGWIRLMASKLLDAVPGEVEREAAVQECIEVLREVCRNPGGGEMISYVRLRAMARKPE